A genomic region of Microbacterium schleiferi contains the following coding sequences:
- a CDS encoding sensor histidine kinase, with amino-acid sequence MSTLSDLVFAQGRSTGADVEWLHRLAGDGQLLADLAFADIVIWVPTTDDSFVAVGHARPSGAATLFYRDIVGDPVRPQWRTQIREAFFSGMIVDSASPDWFEETPTRVRAVPIVRGSGSSQTTVGVLTRHTNLGETRTPSRQQITFNECADDLFGMVASGDFPDLSAPTAPRRGAPRASDGLVRLDVDGTVTFASPNALSAFNRMGFEDELEGESLIEVTTEILPEKRQFDESLPLVVTGRAPWRADIEARGVTVSLRTIPLRDHGTRIGAIVLCRDVTELRHQEQELITKDATIREIHHRVKNNLQTVASLLRIQARRSHTEEAREALTQAMRRVSAIAVVHDTLSEGLTQRVDFDDVFDRVLKLVAEVAAAPTTRARTRSVGRFGTLPSEYATPLALALTELVTNAVEHGLAGKEGDVEIEAERDPERLLVRVRDNGVGLPEGQVGRGLGTQIVRTLIQGELGGTIDWHTLVGSGTEVTIDIPLRYIAPD; translated from the coding sequence ATGTCGACGCTCAGCGATCTCGTCTTTGCCCAGGGGCGTTCCACCGGCGCGGATGTCGAGTGGCTGCACCGTCTCGCCGGGGATGGTCAGCTGCTTGCCGATCTCGCGTTCGCCGACATCGTGATCTGGGTGCCCACGACAGACGACTCGTTCGTGGCTGTCGGTCACGCCCGACCCAGCGGCGCCGCCACCCTGTTCTATCGGGACATCGTCGGTGACCCGGTTCGCCCGCAGTGGCGTACACAGATCCGGGAGGCGTTCTTCTCGGGAATGATCGTCGATTCGGCATCCCCGGACTGGTTCGAAGAGACTCCCACACGCGTTCGCGCGGTCCCGATCGTGCGGGGATCCGGCTCGAGCCAGACCACGGTCGGGGTCCTCACTCGACACACCAATCTCGGTGAGACACGCACCCCGTCACGGCAGCAGATCACCTTCAACGAGTGCGCCGACGACCTGTTCGGAATGGTCGCCTCGGGTGATTTCCCCGACCTCAGCGCACCCACAGCCCCGCGCCGGGGTGCCCCGCGAGCGTCGGATGGACTCGTGCGCCTCGACGTCGACGGCACCGTGACCTTCGCGAGTCCCAACGCTCTCTCGGCGTTCAACCGGATGGGCTTCGAGGACGAACTCGAGGGCGAGTCCCTGATCGAGGTGACCACCGAGATCCTTCCCGAGAAGCGCCAGTTCGACGAGTCACTTCCGCTGGTCGTGACAGGTCGCGCACCGTGGCGTGCCGACATCGAGGCGCGCGGTGTCACCGTGAGCCTGCGGACGATCCCGCTGCGTGATCACGGGACCCGCATCGGCGCGATCGTGCTGTGCCGGGACGTGACGGAGCTGCGCCACCAGGAGCAGGAGCTCATCACCAAGGACGCCACGATTCGCGAAATCCATCATCGGGTCAAGAACAACCTGCAGACTGTCGCTTCCCTGCTTCGCATCCAGGCCCGTCGATCGCACACGGAAGAGGCGCGGGAGGCTCTGACCCAGGCGATGCGCCGCGTCTCCGCGATCGCGGTCGTTCACGACACGCTCTCGGAGGGACTGACGCAGCGCGTTGACTTCGACGACGTCTTCGACCGTGTGCTCAAGCTTGTTGCCGAAGTAGCTGCCGCGCCGACGACCCGCGCGCGGACGCGCTCGGTCGGACGCTTCGGCACGCTCCCCAGCGAGTACGCGACGCCCCTCGCCCTGGCCCTCACCGAGCTGGTGACCAACGCCGTCGAGCACGGCCTTGCCGGCAAAGAAGGCGACGTCGAGATCGAGGCCGAGCGCGACCCGGAGCGGCTCCTGGTGCGTGTGCGCGACAACGGCGTGGGCTTGCCGGAGGGTCAGGTCGGACGGGGGCTCGGCACGCAGATCGTGCGCACCCTCATCCAGGGCGAACTCGGCGGCACGATCGACTGGCACACGCTCGTCGGCAGCGGCACGGAGGTCACGATCGACATTCCGCTCCGCTATATCGCGCCCGATTGA
- a CDS encoding WhiB family transcriptional regulator produces MDWRDKAACLTVDPELFFPVGNTGPAVDQIEKAKSVCARCTVTEICLQYALESGQDSGVWGGLSEDERRALKRRAARARRAS; encoded by the coding sequence ATGGATTGGCGCGACAAGGCAGCCTGCTTGACTGTCGACCCCGAGCTGTTCTTCCCGGTGGGAAACACCGGACCAGCGGTCGACCAGATCGAAAAGGCGAAATCCGTGTGCGCCCGGTGCACCGTCACCGAAATCTGCTTGCAGTACGCCCTGGAGTCCGGTCAGGACTCCGGTGTGTGGGGAGGCCTCTCCGAAGACGAGCGCCGCGCCCTCAAGCGCCGCGCAGCCCGCGCGCGCCGCGCCAGCTGA
- a CDS encoding histidine kinase yields the protein MRAVSAARAAGVIVLLEAAGLLTLAAWEIVAVMTGDTAALDSALALIVLTVAGAAIVALFGVVTWRGQSWGRSGAIVTQLLILAVALGAATGQYADPLTGLAIAVPAVIALVLLVITVRGASADARSGSDAADSGESA from the coding sequence ATGCGCGCGGTGAGTGCCGCTCGAGCAGCAGGTGTGATCGTGCTGCTCGAAGCGGCGGGGCTCCTGACGCTTGCGGCGTGGGAGATCGTCGCGGTCATGACCGGTGACACGGCAGCGCTGGACAGTGCGCTCGCCCTCATCGTGCTCACGGTGGCTGGTGCAGCGATCGTCGCGCTGTTCGGCGTCGTGACCTGGCGCGGGCAGTCGTGGGGACGCTCGGGTGCTATCGTGACGCAACTCCTGATCCTCGCCGTCGCGCTGGGCGCAGCGACGGGCCAGTATGCGGATCCGTTGACAGGGCTGGCCATCGCGGTGCCGGCTGTCATCGCTCTCGTGCTCTTGGTGATCACGGTCCGCGGTGCATCCGCGGATGCCCGCTCGGGCTCGGATGCCGCCGATTCGGGCGAATCGGCATAG
- the bcp gene encoding thioredoxin-dependent thiol peroxidase — translation MTVRLEPGTAAPDFTLVNQDETDVSLHDLRGHGVILFFYPQAMTRGCTTEACDFRDSVEPLRSAGYVVLGISRDAPAKLRAFRERDALPYDLLSDPDRAVHEAYGAWGEKTMYGKTTEGVLRSTFVLDENGVIAHALYNVKATGHVARVRGLLGL, via the coding sequence ATGACCGTTCGCCTCGAACCCGGCACCGCCGCACCCGATTTCACCCTCGTCAACCAGGACGAGACGGATGTCTCACTCCACGATCTGCGAGGGCACGGCGTCATCCTCTTCTTCTACCCGCAGGCGATGACACGCGGGTGCACGACGGAGGCCTGCGACTTCCGTGACAGTGTCGAGCCGCTCCGCAGTGCGGGGTATGTCGTGCTCGGGATCTCACGCGATGCCCCCGCGAAGCTCCGGGCGTTCCGGGAACGGGATGCACTCCCCTACGATCTGCTGAGCGACCCCGACCGGGCCGTCCACGAGGCATACGGCGCGTGGGGTGAGAAGACGATGTACGGCAAGACGACGGAGGGTGTGCTGCGTTCGACCTTTGTCCTCGACGAGAACGGCGTCATCGCGCACGCGCTGTACAACGTCAAGGCGACCGGCCACGTCGCCCGCGTCCGCGGACTGCTCGGTCTCTGA
- the aroA gene encoding 3-phosphoshikimate 1-carboxyvinyltransferase: MSGERYSVPASSGQSGWLAPRSAGALAARLAVPGSKSLTNRELILAAIADAPSTIQAPLHSDDSVRMVAALTALGVQIDPVEGDSPFGPDLVVTPPGGSGSVGASSSGLHGATVDCGQAGTVMRFIAGIAGLADGDVTLTAHESALHRPMGAMITALRDVGVDVDDEGRWALPFQVRGRGHIRGGEVVIDASASSQFVSGMLLAAPRFDTGLHLIHSGSRLPSLPHIDMTIECLAHRGVHVERPSPREWIVPPQPPRGKTVAIEPDLSNAAPFLAAAMVTGGTVTITGWPAHSTQPGVMLATILHDMGARVTRRGGALTVAAGRGIRGIEIDLSAASELTPTIVGLAAFAAEPTTITGVGHIRGHETDRIAALVGNLRALGGGAEELEDGIRVLPQPLHGGVWRAFHDHRIATTGALIGLAVEGVFVDDIGTTAKTMPQFPDLWATMLEGNDAE, encoded by the coding sequence ATGAGCGGCGAAAGATATTCCGTCCCCGCCAGTTCCGGCCAGTCCGGCTGGCTCGCCCCGCGATCCGCGGGTGCCCTCGCCGCGCGCCTCGCGGTCCCAGGTTCCAAGTCGCTCACCAACCGTGAGTTGATCCTCGCGGCCATTGCCGACGCCCCCAGCACCATTCAGGCGCCCCTGCACTCCGATGACTCGGTGCGCATGGTCGCGGCCCTCACGGCGCTGGGCGTCCAGATCGACCCCGTCGAGGGTGACAGCCCCTTCGGGCCCGACCTGGTCGTGACCCCTCCGGGCGGATCGGGCTCGGTCGGGGCCTCCTCCTCGGGACTGCACGGCGCGACAGTCGACTGCGGCCAAGCGGGCACCGTCATGCGGTTCATCGCCGGTATCGCAGGCCTGGCAGATGGCGATGTCACCCTCACCGCGCACGAGAGCGCGCTGCACCGCCCGATGGGGGCGATGATCACCGCGCTGCGCGACGTCGGTGTGGACGTCGATGACGAAGGCCGCTGGGCGCTCCCCTTCCAGGTGCGGGGGCGTGGCCACATCCGCGGCGGTGAAGTCGTGATCGATGCGAGCGCGTCCAGTCAGTTCGTGTCGGGGATGCTGCTCGCGGCGCCCCGGTTCGACACGGGCCTGCACCTGATCCACTCCGGATCGCGACTGCCGAGCCTGCCGCACATCGATATGACCATCGAGTGCCTGGCCCATCGCGGCGTGCACGTCGAGCGGCCGTCCCCACGCGAGTGGATCGTGCCCCCGCAGCCCCCACGCGGCAAGACCGTCGCCATCGAGCCCGACCTGTCCAACGCCGCCCCTTTCCTCGCCGCTGCCATGGTGACCGGTGGGACTGTCACCATCACCGGCTGGCCTGCGCACTCCACCCAGCCCGGCGTCATGCTCGCGACGATCCTGCACGATATGGGAGCACGCGTCACGCGCCGCGGCGGCGCCCTCACCGTCGCGGCGGGGCGCGGCATCCGGGGCATCGAGATCGACCTGTCTGCGGCGAGCGAGCTGACACCCACGATCGTCGGGCTCGCCGCCTTCGCCGCCGAGCCGACGACGATCACCGGTGTGGGACACATCCGGGGCCACGAGACCGACCGCATCGCCGCGCTCGTGGGTAACCTGCGCGCGCTAGGAGGCGGCGCAGAAGAGCTGGAGGACGGTATTCGGGTCCTTCCACAGCCCCTGCACGGCGGTGTCTGGCGGGCTTTCCACGATCACCGCATCGCGACCACGGGTGCTCTGATCGGCCTCGCTGTCGAGGGTGTTTTCGTGGATGACATCGGCACGACCGCCAAGACGATGCCGCAGTTCCCCGATCTGTGGGCGACGATGCTCGAGGGGAATGACGCGGAGTGA
- a CDS encoding sigma-70 family RNA polymerase sigma factor: MTIVVAPDVDWRVMTDQAEAPADPRAQFEEQALPFMDQLYAAAMRMTRNPADAADLVQETFVKAYASWSSFTQGTNLKAWLYRILTNAYINTYRKKQREPYQSAIEDLEDWQLGGAESTTSTRTRSAEAEAIDHMPASVVKDALQSIPEDFRLAVYLADVEGFAYQEIADIMKTPIGTVMSRLHRGRRMLRELLAEYATERGISVAPRSAT, translated from the coding sequence ATGACGATCGTTGTGGCGCCAGACGTAGACTGGCGCGTGATGACTGATCAGGCCGAGGCGCCGGCCGACCCGCGCGCGCAGTTTGAAGAGCAGGCTCTGCCGTTCATGGACCAGCTCTACGCCGCCGCCATGCGGATGACGAGGAATCCCGCGGATGCCGCGGACCTGGTCCAGGAGACCTTCGTCAAGGCCTATGCGTCGTGGTCGAGCTTCACCCAGGGGACGAACCTGAAGGCGTGGCTCTATCGCATCCTCACTAACGCGTACATCAACACGTACCGCAAGAAGCAGCGAGAGCCCTACCAGAGCGCCATCGAGGATCTCGAGGACTGGCAACTCGGCGGGGCGGAGTCAACGACCTCGACGCGCACGAGGTCGGCCGAGGCCGAGGCTATCGACCACATGCCGGCATCCGTCGTCAAGGACGCGTTGCAGTCGATCCCCGAGGACTTCCGCCTCGCGGTGTATCTGGCCGACGTCGAGGGCTTCGCCTACCAAGAGATCGCTGACATTATGAAGACCCCCATCGGCACCGTGATGAGCCGTCTGCACCGTGGCAGACGGATGCTGCGGGAGCTGTTGGCCGAATACGCGACCGAGCGCGGGATCTCGGTCGCCCCAAGGAGTGCGACATGA
- a CDS encoding zf-HC2 domain-containing protein, producing MTDCGCAKATRDLEEYLRNEVCKTEHADIREHLEHCPACREEALVATTLTEAVARACTETAPEELRDQVMAKLRAVQAVHDTELATKASPTV from the coding sequence ATGACCGACTGCGGCTGCGCGAAAGCTACGCGGGACTTGGAGGAGTACCTGCGCAACGAAGTGTGCAAGACCGAGCACGCCGATATTCGTGAGCACCTGGAGCATTGCCCCGCGTGCCGCGAAGAGGCGCTCGTGGCTACCACGCTCACGGAGGCTGTGGCTCGCGCCTGCACCGAGACCGCGCCCGAGGAGCTGCGCGATCAGGTGATGGCGAAGCTGCGGGCCGTGCAGGCAGTCCACGACACCGAATTGGCCACGAAGGCCTCACCGACCGTCTAG
- a CDS encoding multifunctional oxoglutarate decarboxylase/oxoglutarate dehydrogenase thiamine pyrophosphate-binding subunit/dihydrolipoyllysine-residue succinyltransferase subunit: MSSQVTGVGVSNESEFGANEWLVEELYEQFRQDRNSVDKAWWPVLEAYHSASENGAKASGDSAATSGDSAAPGSKPPSDDAHPVTAPTPVIGSQPVARTTARPASAQPIPAQAPDTARAASDATPSEDTVTALKGMPKALAANMDESLTVPTATSVRTIPAKLMIDNRIVINNHMARTRGGKVSFTHLIGWAIIRALTEFPSQNVFYAEVDGKPSVVAPAHVNLGIAIDLPKPDGTRALLVPSIKHADTLTFAEYLSAYEDLVSRARKNKLTAADFQNTTISLTNPGGIGTVHSVPRLMKGQGCIVGAGALEYPAEFQGASEKTLNELAIGKTITLTSTYDHRVIQGAGSGEFLKKIHELLIGERRFYEDIFAELRIPYAPIHWNADINVDIAERIDKTARVQELINSYRVRGHLMADIDPLEYQQRTHPDLEIESHGLTFWDLDREFVTNGFGGKRIMKLREVLGVLRDSYCRTIGIEYMHIQDPEQRAWFQQNLEVKYTKPGHDEQLRILSKLNEAEAFETFLQTKYVGQKRFSLEGGESLIPLLDEILQGAAETGLDGATIGMAHRGRLNVLTNVAGKTYGQVFREFEGRVAIGSKRGSGDVKYHLGTEGTFVADGGEELPVYLAANPSHLETVDGVLEGITRAKQDRLPLGSFTWLPILIHGDAAFAGQGIVVETLQMSQLRAYRTGGTVHVVVNNQVGFTTLPQDGRTSVYATDVAKTIQAPILHVNGDDPEAVVRVAQVAFAYRERFHRDIVIDLVVYRRRGHNEGDDPSMTQPLMTNLIEAKRSVRRLYTESLVGRGDITEEQYEQAKKDFQDRLEQAFAETHAAETGSSQVASAPMTGTIDTIGEPETTGVSRDVVQLIGDAFVNKPDGFTVHQKLQQLLDKRQDMSRNGSIDWSFGELLAFGSLLVEGTNVRMVGQDSRRGTFVQRHAVFHDRANGQEWLPLVNLSQSQGRFWIYDSLLSEYAAMGFEYGYSVERADTLVLWEAQFGDFANGAQSVIDEFISSADQKWGQQSSVVLLLPHGYEGQGPDHSSARIERYLQMCAQDNMIVARPSTPASYFHLLRRQAYARPRRPLIVFTPKAMLRLRGATSPVEDFVGGRFQPVLDDDRGIDKSAVKRVLLHSGKIHWDLKSELEKNPNPEVALVRLEQFYPAPVDDLNRVIDEYPNAELVWVQDEPENQGAWPFIALEVVKHLHGRTIRRVSRAAAASTATGSPKVHAAEQAEIMQKALTL; the protein is encoded by the coding sequence GTGTCGAGTCAGGTGACCGGCGTCGGAGTGTCGAACGAAAGCGAGTTCGGTGCCAACGAGTGGCTCGTCGAAGAGCTTTACGAGCAGTTCCGGCAAGACCGCAACTCCGTAGACAAGGCCTGGTGGCCGGTGCTCGAGGCCTACCACTCCGCATCCGAGAACGGCGCGAAGGCGTCCGGCGATAGCGCTGCCACATCTGGCGATAGCGCGGCCCCCGGATCCAAGCCCCCGTCGGATGACGCGCACCCGGTGACGGCGCCGACACCGGTGATCGGCTCCCAGCCCGTCGCCCGCACCACGGCGCGTCCCGCCTCGGCCCAGCCGATTCCCGCGCAAGCTCCCGACACCGCGCGCGCCGCCTCAGACGCAACCCCGTCGGAAGACACGGTGACCGCCCTCAAGGGAATGCCGAAGGCCCTCGCCGCGAACATGGACGAGTCCCTCACCGTTCCCACCGCGACGAGTGTTCGTACGATTCCCGCCAAGCTCATGATCGACAACCGGATCGTGATCAACAACCACATGGCGCGTACGCGGGGCGGCAAGGTCAGCTTCACGCACCTCATCGGGTGGGCCATCATCCGTGCCCTCACCGAGTTCCCCAGCCAGAACGTGTTCTACGCAGAGGTCGACGGGAAGCCCTCAGTGGTCGCCCCGGCCCACGTGAACCTCGGCATCGCGATCGACCTCCCCAAGCCCGACGGCACGCGAGCGCTGCTGGTGCCGAGCATCAAGCACGCCGACACCCTCACCTTCGCCGAATACCTGTCGGCCTACGAAGACCTCGTCTCCCGCGCCCGCAAGAACAAGCTCACCGCGGCGGACTTCCAGAACACCACCATCTCGCTGACCAACCCGGGCGGCATCGGCACGGTGCACTCGGTTCCCCGCCTCATGAAGGGACAGGGGTGCATCGTCGGCGCCGGCGCGCTGGAGTACCCCGCAGAGTTCCAGGGGGCGAGCGAGAAGACGCTCAACGAACTGGCGATCGGCAAGACGATCACGCTCACGAGCACGTACGACCACCGCGTCATCCAGGGCGCCGGCTCGGGAGAGTTCCTCAAGAAGATCCATGAGCTGCTCATCGGCGAGCGCCGCTTCTACGAAGACATCTTCGCCGAGCTGCGCATCCCCTACGCTCCGATCCACTGGAACGCCGACATCAACGTCGACATCGCCGAGCGGATCGACAAGACCGCTCGCGTGCAGGAACTGATCAACAGCTACCGCGTTCGCGGCCATCTCATGGCCGACATCGACCCGCTCGAATACCAGCAGCGCACGCACCCCGACCTCGAGATCGAGTCGCACGGGCTGACGTTCTGGGACCTCGACCGCGAGTTCGTCACGAACGGCTTCGGCGGCAAGCGCATCATGAAGCTGCGCGAGGTCCTCGGTGTGCTCCGCGACTCGTACTGCCGCACGATCGGCATCGAGTACATGCACATCCAGGACCCGGAGCAGCGAGCCTGGTTCCAGCAGAACCTCGAGGTCAAGTACACCAAGCCCGGACACGACGAGCAGCTGCGCATCCTCAGCAAGCTCAACGAAGCCGAAGCCTTCGAGACGTTCCTGCAGACCAAGTACGTGGGTCAGAAGCGGTTCAGCCTCGAAGGCGGCGAGTCCCTCATCCCGCTGCTGGATGAAATCCTCCAGGGCGCTGCCGAAACGGGGCTCGACGGGGCCACGATCGGAATGGCGCACCGCGGGCGACTGAACGTCCTCACCAACGTCGCCGGCAAGACCTACGGACAGGTGTTCCGCGAGTTCGAGGGACGCGTCGCCATCGGTTCCAAGCGCGGCTCGGGCGATGTCAAGTATCACCTCGGAACCGAAGGCACCTTTGTCGCCGACGGCGGCGAGGAGCTTCCGGTCTACCTGGCGGCGAACCCCTCGCACCTCGAAACCGTCGACGGTGTTCTCGAGGGAATCACCCGCGCCAAGCAGGACCGGCTGCCGCTGGGTTCGTTCACGTGGCTGCCGATCCTCATTCACGGCGACGCCGCTTTCGCCGGCCAGGGCATCGTGGTCGAAACCCTCCAGATGTCTCAGCTGCGCGCCTATCGCACGGGCGGCACGGTGCACGTCGTCGTCAACAACCAGGTCGGCTTCACCACCCTGCCCCAGGATGGCCGCACCTCCGTCTACGCGACGGATGTCGCAAAGACCATCCAAGCCCCGATCCTTCACGTCAACGGCGATGACCCCGAGGCCGTGGTCCGTGTCGCCCAGGTCGCCTTCGCCTACCGCGAGAGATTCCACCGCGACATCGTGATCGACCTGGTGGTCTACCGCCGCCGCGGACACAACGAGGGCGACGACCCCTCGATGACCCAGCCGCTGATGACGAACCTCATCGAGGCGAAGCGATCCGTGCGCCGCCTGTACACCGAGTCCCTCGTGGGTCGCGGTGACATCACCGAAGAGCAGTACGAGCAAGCCAAGAAGGACTTCCAGGATCGCCTGGAGCAAGCCTTCGCCGAAACGCACGCCGCCGAGACCGGATCCTCTCAGGTCGCGAGCGCGCCGATGACGGGCACGATCGACACCATCGGCGAGCCGGAGACGACGGGCGTCTCGCGCGATGTCGTTCAGCTCATCGGCGATGCCTTCGTCAACAAGCCCGACGGGTTCACGGTTCACCAAAAGCTGCAGCAGCTGCTCGACAAGCGCCAGGACATGAGCCGCAACGGCAGTATCGACTGGTCGTTCGGCGAACTCCTCGCGTTCGGTTCCCTCCTCGTCGAAGGCACCAACGTCCGGATGGTCGGCCAGGACTCGCGGCGCGGAACCTTCGTGCAGCGGCATGCCGTGTTCCACGACCGCGCCAACGGTCAGGAGTGGCTGCCGCTGGTGAACCTCTCCCAGTCACAGGGGCGGTTCTGGATCTACGACTCCCTCCTGAGCGAGTACGCCGCGATGGGGTTCGAATACGGCTACTCGGTCGAGCGCGCCGACACTCTCGTCCTCTGGGAGGCGCAGTTCGGCGACTTCGCGAACGGCGCCCAGTCGGTGATCGACGAGTTCATCTCGTCCGCCGACCAGAAGTGGGGGCAGCAGTCAAGCGTGGTGCTTCTGCTGCCGCACGGGTATGAGGGTCAGGGCCCGGATCACTCGTCGGCTCGCATCGAGCGCTACCTGCAGATGTGCGCGCAGGACAACATGATCGTGGCACGCCCGTCGACGCCGGCATCCTACTTCCACCTTCTTCGCCGCCAGGCGTACGCGCGCCCGCGGCGCCCCCTGATCGTCTTCACGCCGAAGGCCATGCTGCGCCTGCGCGGTGCGACGAGCCCGGTCGAGGACTTCGTGGGTGGCCGGTTCCAGCCGGTACTCGACGACGACCGCGGGATCGACAAGAGCGCCGTCAAGCGCGTCCTCCTGCACTCGGGCAAGATCCACTGGGACCTGAAGTCGGAACTCGAGAAGAACCCGAACCCCGAGGTCGCCCTGGTGCGGCTGGAGCAGTTCTATCCAGCTCCGGTCGACGACCTCAACCGGGTCATCGACGAGTACCCGAATGCCGAGCTGGTGTGGGTGCAGGACGAGCCGGAGAACCAGGGGGCCTGGCCCTTCATCGCCCTGGAAGTGGTGAAGCACCTGCATGGGCGGACGATTCGTCGCGTGTCGCGGGCTGCTGCGGCATCCACGGCAACCGGCTCCCCCAAGGTGCATGCCGCTGAGCAGGCGGAGATCATGCAGAAGGCGCTTACCCTCTGA
- a CDS encoding GuaB1 family IMP dehydrogenase-related protein has protein sequence MEFYGDAPAFDLTYSDVFLVPRRSGVGSRLEVDLSPRDGTAATVPLVSANMNSVTGPRLAATLARRGGLGVLPQDLPLQELDAAIRWVKDQPVTWDSPLVLPPDATVAEATTLLPPTEGYGVIVAPPADRLMIEAVQGIVTAVRLGSALPDARLGDLARGRPASVDADDIESARHAFDVIVAADAEIVCVVHHGQVVGTLSRRSALRATLYQPAVDRDGRLIVAAAVGINGDVAGKARALVAAGVDVLVLDTAHGHQEGMLSALRTVSALDLGVPLVAGNVVTSAGVDDLVAAGANIIKVGVGPGAMCTTRMMTAVGRPQFSAVHETALAARSAGAHVWADGGVRYPRDVALALAAGAASVMIGSWFAGTIEAPGTLQRDAAGRLYKESWGMASTKAVQARFGRLDAYERARKELFAEGISSSKIYLDPQRPGLEDLIDMITSGVRSSFTYAGAASVPEFHERALVGLQSAAGYEEGKALPVSW, from the coding sequence ATGGAGTTCTACGGTGATGCGCCGGCCTTCGATCTGACGTACTCGGACGTCTTCCTCGTTCCTCGCCGATCGGGGGTCGGCAGCCGACTCGAGGTCGATCTCTCTCCGCGTGACGGAACCGCAGCGACCGTGCCTCTGGTCTCTGCGAACATGAACTCGGTCACGGGGCCGCGCCTGGCCGCGACGCTCGCCCGCCGGGGCGGACTCGGAGTCCTGCCGCAGGACCTGCCGTTGCAGGAGCTCGACGCCGCGATCCGCTGGGTCAAAGATCAGCCGGTCACGTGGGACAGCCCGCTGGTGCTTCCCCCCGATGCAACGGTGGCGGAGGCGACGACCCTGCTGCCTCCGACGGAGGGGTACGGCGTGATCGTCGCGCCGCCCGCCGACCGCCTCATGATCGAAGCCGTCCAGGGCATTGTGACGGCCGTCCGCCTCGGATCGGCCCTCCCCGATGCGCGTCTGGGCGATCTCGCGCGCGGCCGGCCCGCATCCGTGGATGCCGATGACATCGAGTCCGCGCGGCACGCCTTCGATGTCATCGTCGCCGCCGACGCCGAGATCGTCTGCGTCGTCCACCACGGGCAGGTCGTGGGCACGCTGTCTCGCCGGAGCGCCCTCCGCGCCACGCTGTACCAGCCCGCCGTCGACCGAGACGGTCGCCTCATCGTTGCCGCCGCCGTCGGTATCAACGGCGATGTCGCGGGCAAGGCGCGCGCGCTGGTCGCAGCCGGTGTCGACGTGCTCGTTCTCGACACCGCGCACGGCCATCAAGAGGGGATGCTCAGCGCACTGCGAACGGTGTCCGCCCTCGATCTTGGCGTACCGCTTGTTGCGGGCAACGTCGTCACGAGCGCGGGTGTCGACGATCTCGTTGCTGCTGGCGCGAACATCATCAAGGTCGGTGTCGGACCTGGCGCGATGTGTACGACACGGATGATGACCGCGGTCGGTCGCCCGCAGTTCTCGGCGGTCCATGAAACGGCCCTGGCCGCCCGTAGTGCCGGAGCTCACGTGTGGGCGGACGGCGGGGTGCGCTATCCGCGCGATGTTGCGCTGGCACTGGCAGCCGGTGCGGCATCCGTCATGATCGGCTCCTGGTTCGCCGGGACGATCGAGGCGCCCGGGACTCTCCAACGCGACGCCGCCGGCCGCCTCTACAAGGAATCGTGGGGGATGGCGTCGACGAAGGCCGTGCAGGCGCGCTTCGGTCGCTTGGATGCCTACGAGCGCGCTCGCAAGGAACTGTTCGCGGAGGGGATCTCCTCGTCGAAGATCTACCTCGATCCGCAGCGACCGGGCCTCGAAGACCTCATCGACATGATCACCTCCGGCGTCCGATCATCGTTCACGTACGCCGGTGCGGCATCCGTGCCCGAGTTCCACGAACGGGCCCTCGTCGGCCTGCAGTCTGCGGCCGGCTACGAAGAGGGCAAAGCGCTCCCGGTCAGCTGGTGA